In Bacillus sp. Cs-700, one genomic interval encodes:
- a CDS encoding nuclear transport factor 2 family protein yields the protein MATAKENFLRAFNEAFISGDRDLVLASVTDDVEWHLIGMEKIEGKADFEKAWSSMPTGVNLTIATIITHGITAAVEGKIQVGEKNYAFCDTYRFNQFKNGIIKQIHSFIIEEREGI from the coding sequence ATGGCGACAGCAAAAGAAAACTTTCTAAGGGCGTTTAATGAAGCGTTTATTAGCGGGGATCGTGACCTCGTGCTCGCGAGTGTGACGGACGATGTCGAATGGCACCTCATTGGTATGGAGAAGATCGAAGGGAAGGCCGATTTTGAAAAAGCATGGAGTAGTATGCCGACCGGTGTGAATCTGACAATCGCAACGATCATCACTCACGGTATTACTGCAGCGGTTGAAGGGAAAATTCAGGTGGGTGAAAAAAACTACGCCTTTTGCGATACGTATCGTTTTAATCAATTTAAAAATGGGATTATCAAGCAAATTCATTCTTTTATCATTGAAGAGCGGGAGGGGATCTAG
- a CDS encoding IDEAL domain-containing protein codes for MMENRKVYQNQISEKRQEMVAQLLEHINASSIEQKQDQLKKEIDQALDCRDRETFMQLTDRLNSLT; via the coding sequence ATGATGGAGAATCGAAAAGTCTACCAAAATCAGATTTCGGAAAAGAGACAGGAAATGGTCGCGCAACTACTCGAACACATCAATGCTTCCAGTATCGAACAAAAACAAGATCAATTAAAAAAAGAAATTGACCAGGCGCTCGATTGTCGCGACCGTGAAACGTTTATGCAGTTAACTGATCGTCTTAATTCACTCACATAA
- a CDS encoding DUF4352 domain-containing protein yields the protein MKHILITLCTASLFLGGCANNANQQASSQTDNTTTVTKAEETSTDQNDHKGLIDSPQAPDDSSLTEVGQTYQDADGSITLKASSDFNEKTTIGDVELTVSDVKVMAYAPSPDLIDFFHSYSNDETKFNYVKIRVHVKNTSDQTVNFAPVSTLETSDGEKKGFDDDFYLENLYGDYAPGEEKIGQLGFVLNTTELEQLDALTIQTSDVFDDKEETITKGQSIIVPF from the coding sequence ATGAAGCACATACTAATTACTCTATGTACTGCCTCTCTTTTTCTTGGTGGGTGCGCTAACAATGCGAACCAGCAAGCTAGTTCACAAACAGACAACACGACAACCGTGACAAAAGCAGAGGAAACAAGTACAGATCAAAACGACCACAAAGGATTAATTGATAGTCCACAGGCACCTGATGACAGCTCACTAACTGAAGTTGGCCAAACTTATCAGGATGCCGACGGCTCGATTACGTTAAAAGCGAGCTCTGATTTTAACGAAAAAACGACGATTGGGGATGTTGAGCTAACCGTATCAGATGTGAAGGTAATGGCCTACGCGCCTTCCCCTGACTTAATCGATTTTTTTCATAGCTATTCGAACGATGAGACAAAATTCAACTATGTAAAGATTCGCGTCCATGTAAAGAACACGTCGGATCAAACCGTTAACTTCGCTCCAGTTTCGACACTTGAAACGAGCGACGGTGAAAAGAAAGGATTCGATGATGACTTTTACCTCGAGAATCTTTACGGAGATTACGCACCTGGTGAAGAGAAAATCGGCCAGCTTGGTTTTGTTCTAAATACGACTGAGCTAGAGCAACTGGATGCCCTAACAATTCAAACAAGTGATGTGTTCGATGACAAGGAAGAAACGATCACGAAGGGCCAATCGATCATTGTCCCTTTTTAA